ACCCTGACCAACCGTTTCAGGAGAGATCATCAGCACTGGCCGCGGCGCCAGTTCCAGCGCCGCGTAAAGCGCGCCCAGACCGGCGCCGACGATGACGATGCGGCCGGTGTCAATGCGCCCGGTGCTGGCCTCTGTCACCGGTCAGATGCCCAGTTTCTGGCTGAGATCGATCATCCGCTGCACTGCAAGCCGCGCCTTGTCCGCGACCTGAGGGTCAACCTCGACCGGTTCGGACATGGTGTGCAGCGACCACAGGATTTTCTCCAGCGTGATCATCTTCATGTAGGGGCACATGTTGCAGGGGCCGACGAAATCCACCTCGGGCAGCTCATCCGCGATGTTCGAGGCCATCGAACATTCGGTGATCAGCATCGCCTTTTCCGGTTTTTCGTCCGTCACATATTTGATGATGCCGCTGGTGGAGCCGGAGAAATCCGCCTCGGCCACCACATCGGGGGGGCATTCGGGGTGGGCGATCAGTCGGGTGCCGGGGTTCCACTCGCGGAATTCGCGCAGGTCCTTGGCGGTGTATTGTTCGTGCACGATGCAGGAACCGTCCCACCAGACGATATTCTTCTGCGGCACCTGGTTCGCCACGTTCTGCGCCAGGTATTTGTCCGGCGTCATGATGACGGTGTCGCTGTCCATCGCGGCGACGATCTGCGCTGCATTGGAGGAGGTGCAGCAGATGTCGGAGGCGGCTTTCACCTCGGCGGTGGTGTTCACGTAAGTTACAACCGGCGCGCCGGGATATTTGCGGCGCATCTCTTCCACGCCCGCGGCGGTGATGCTTTCGGCCAGCGAACAGCCTGCCGCCATATCGGGCATCAGCACGGTTTTCTCAGGAGAAAGGATCTTGGAGGTCTCGGCCATGAAATGCACGCCGCATTGCACGATCACATCCGCTTCGACGCGGGCGGCTTCGATGGCCAGCTGCAGGCTGTCGCCGACGAAATCCGCAACGCCGTGATAGATCTCCGGCGTCATGTAGTTGTGGGCCAAAATGACCGCGCCGCGTTCTTTCTTCAGCGCGTTGATCGCCGCGACATAGGGCGCATAGCGCGCCCAGTCGACCGGGTTCACCACGCGGTCCATGGTCTGGTACAGATCTGACATCTGTTCGGCCAGATCGGGGTTGGGCGCCAGATCATAGGTGCTGGCGAGTTGATCGCGCATGGTTTGCAGATCGAACATGGCATTTCCTCGAAAACGCGCCCTTGCGGAACTGTGGTGGGCACTTTGGGTCGGTCTTCTTTCACGTTCACATGCCGCGCGCAAGTAATGGTGCGAAAAGGCCGCAGGCTGGTCGCTGCTGCGCCGGGGCTGCTGTTGGGGTGGCCGGAAGGCCAAGAATCTCTTGCTCCGCGGGTTTGTAAACCCGGCGATAGAAGATCTGTTCCCCGGATCAAGCGCGGGCGTTGGGCATCTTTCTGTCCGGCGATGCGCAGTCACTCATCGATATAGTGGACAAATTGTCCTTTTTCAGGGGCGGCTGCATTTTTTTCTGTTTCGGGGTGCTTTCCTGTGTTTTGACACTGGGGAAAGCTGAGGGAAACAGGCCTGTAACCCTAAGCCATCGGGGGGAAAATCAAGCGTCATGTCTGATCTGTGGGACGGTCTGAGCCAGGCGTTCTGGCTGGTGGTGATGCTGGATCCTGATCTGGTCGAGATCACTTTGCGCTCTCTCAGGGTCACTTTGACCGCCCTTGCCATCGCCTCTGCCATCGCCTTGCCATTGGCGGCCTTGCTGGCTGTCCGCCGGTTTCGCCTGCGCCGTCCGACGATTGCGGTGCTCAATGCGCTGATGGGGCTGCCGCCGGTGGTGGTCGGCCTGATTGTCTATGTCTTCCTGTCGCGGTCCGGGCCGCTGGGGGTGCTGGGGCTGTTGTTCACGCCCTCGGCGATGGTGATCGCTCAGGTGATCATCATCGTGCCGCTGGTGGCCTCGATCGCGCATCAGTCCCTGCGCGAGCTGTGGAGCGATTACCACGATCTGCTGATTTCACTGAATACCACCCAGGGTCAGCGGATCCGGGCGTTGTTGTGGGATGGGCGGCGGGCGCTGCTGACAGCGGCGCTGGCCGGGTTTGGCCGGGCCATCGGAGAAGTCGGCGCCATCATGGTGGTCGGCGGCAATATCGACCATGCCACCCGGGTGCTGACCACCGCGATCGCGCTGGAAACCGGCAAGGGGGAATTTGCAATGGCTCTGGGCCTTGGCTTTGTGCTGATTGGCATGGCGATTGCCGTCAACCTGTCGATCCACTGGATTGGCCATACCGAACGCGGGGGACGCTGGTGATGCAGATGTTCCCGCTGACCGTGGATCAGGGCGTGGTGCGCAGGCGTGGCAAGGTGCTGGTTGGCCCGGTGGACCTGACGCTGGAAGGCGTGGGAGCGACTATCGTGGTGGGGCCGAACGGAGCCGGCAAGACCTCGTTTCTGAAAATGCTGCACGGTGTCGTACGTCTCAATGGCGGTAGCCTGACCTGGGCTTGCCCCAGGGCGGAGGCGGAAAAGCGTCAGGCCTTTGTGTTTCAGACACCGGTGATGATGCGCCGGTCCGTGGTGGAAAACATCGCCTACCCCCTGCGCCTGATCGGGGTACCACGCAAGGAGGCCCGAGCCCGTGCTGCGGACTGGGCGCGGCGGATCGATCTGGGCGATGCGCTGGAGCGGCCCGCGGTGCTGCTTTCGGGTGGTGAGCGGCAAAAGCTGGCGCTGGCCCGGGCGCTGATCCGGGATCCGGAAGTGCTGTTTCTGGACGAACCCTGCGCCTCGCTTGATGGACGGGCGACGCGGGAAATCGAAGAGATCCTGACCGAGGCGGCCCAAAGCGGCACTCGCCTGATCATGTCGACCCACAACATGGGTCAGGCGCAGCGGCTGGCGGATGAGGTGATCCTCATCATTGGCGGCCGCATTCACGAGTTCGCTCCGGCCGAAGCGTTTTTTGCCGGGCCTCAAACCCCGCAGGGGCAAGCATTCTTGAGAGGAGATATAGTAGAATGAAACATCTGGTGTTGGGCGTTGTCGCCTCGGCCGTCATGGCCACCGCATCCTTTGCCGAAGAGATGAAGATGGCGGTGACCACCTCGTTCCACAATTCCGGCCTGGCAGAGATCCTGCTGCCGGAGATCAAGAAGGATCTGGATCTGGACGTGCAGCTTCTGGTCGTTGGCACCGGTCAGGCGATCCGCCTGGGCGAAGCGGGCGATGTGGATGCGATCCTGGTGCATTCGAAAAAGGCCGAAGAGCGTTTTCTCGCTGGGGGTAACGGCACCCATCGCCGCGAGATCATGTACAATGATTTCGTCTTTATCGGACCCAAGACCGATGGCGCCGGGATTGCGGATGCGGAAACCGCAGTTGATGCCCTGCAGAAGGTTGCAGGTGCAGAGGCG
This genomic stretch from Phaeobacter gallaeciensis harbors:
- the nadA gene encoding quinolinate synthase NadA, translated to MFDLQTMRDQLASTYDLAPNPDLAEQMSDLYQTMDRVVNPVDWARYAPYVAAINALKKERGAVILAHNYMTPEIYHGVADFVGDSLQLAIEAARVEADVIVQCGVHFMAETSKILSPEKTVLMPDMAAGCSLAESITAAGVEEMRRKYPGAPVVTYVNTTAEVKAASDICCTSSNAAQIVAAMDSDTVIMTPDKYLAQNVANQVPQKNIVWWDGSCIVHEQYTAKDLREFREWNPGTRLIAHPECPPDVVAEADFSGSTSGIIKYVTDEKPEKAMLITECSMASNIADELPEVDFVGPCNMCPYMKMITLEKILWSLHTMSEPVEVDPQVADKARLAVQRMIDLSQKLGI
- a CDS encoding ATP-binding cassette domain-containing protein produces the protein MQMFPLTVDQGVVRRRGKVLVGPVDLTLEGVGATIVVGPNGAGKTSFLKMLHGVVRLNGGSLTWACPRAEAEKRQAFVFQTPVMMRRSVVENIAYPLRLIGVPRKEARARAADWARRIDLGDALERPAVLLSGGERQKLALARALIRDPEVLFLDEPCASLDGRATREIEEILTEAAQSGTRLIMSTHNMGQAQRLADEVILIIGGRIHEFAPAEAFFAGPQTPQGQAFLRGDIVE
- a CDS encoding ABC transporter permease is translated as MSDLWDGLSQAFWLVVMLDPDLVEITLRSLRVTLTALAIASAIALPLAALLAVRRFRLRRPTIAVLNALMGLPPVVVGLIVYVFLSRSGPLGVLGLLFTPSAMVIAQVIIIVPLVASIAHQSLRELWSDYHDLLISLNTTQGQRIRALLWDGRRALLTAALAGFGRAIGEVGAIMVVGGNIDHATRVLTTAIALETGKGEFAMALGLGFVLIGMAIAVNLSIHWIGHTERGGRW